The Amycolatopsis japonica nucleotide sequence TACCCTCGTTGGGCAAGGATTCAGGAGGCGCGCGGGGTCACGAACGTGTCGTTGATGACGTAGCCGTCGAGGCCGTACGTCTCCCCGTACTCGATGAGATCGCTGGTGCGGTTGAGGAAACCGCGCCCGTTGTTGTTCAGCGAGGTGTTGCACAGCACGCTGAACCCGGTCTGCTCGCGGAACGCCTCGAGCAGGTCGGTGATGCCGGCGTTGCGTTCCCGCGTCACCGTCTGGGTGCGGGCGGTCCCGTCGACGTGCGTGATGGCCTTCAACTCGTCGGAGGTGACGTGGTTGAAGTACAGCATGTACGGGTCCTGCACCGAGCCGACGAACCACTTCGGAGCGTCGGATTCCAGCGCGATCGGGGCGATCGGGCGGTAGTCCTCACGGCGCTTGATCTTGTTGAGCCGCACGGTGGTGTCCACGGTGAACGGCGCGGCGAGGATCGACCGGTTGCCCAGCGCCCGCGGGCCCATCTCGTACCGGCCGCGTGCCCAGCCGATGATGTTGCCGTCCTTGATGTACTTCGCGACCTCGCTCGCCACGAGCGGCCGCGTCTCGTACTTCGCGGGATCCGGGACGACGTCCTCGACGAAGTTCTCCCCCGCGTAGACGTCCCACTCGATGGTCGCCTGTCCGGTGTAGAACCATTGCGCGTCGATGGCCGTGCCCAGCGCGGAACCGCTGTCGTTGGGGCAAGGCGGCACGAACACCGAGGAGAACAGGCCGCTCTCCCGCCACAACCGGTTCCAGTCGCAGTTCAGGCCGCAGCCACCGGAGATCAGCAGCGGCAGGCCTTCGGTCAGGTTCTTCTCCGCGTAGTCGTAGAACCGGTTGAAGATCGCCTGCGAGTGTTTCGCCGCCGCGTTGCGGTATTCCTGCGACCACACCCCGGCGTTGTACAGATGGGACCAGGACATCTCCTCTTTGGACAGACCGAGGATGATGCCGTCGCGGTCGAGGATGAAGTCGATGGTCTTCTGCTCGTCCGGCGTGAGCGGGCCCGGCTCGGCGAACCCGGTCAGCGCCATCTGCTTGCCGGCGTCGTTGAACCGGAACTTCCCCTTGCCCAGCGGGAAACCCGGGTCCGCCAGCGCGAAGAGATACGCGTACTTCGCGCCGGGGTCGGTCAGGACGTGCTGCAGGTGGGTGGCCTCGCCGCGCTCGTCGATCCGGTAGAAGTCACCGATGTTCCCTTCCCACACCAGGGAGTAGTACGCCTGGCCGGGTGCCGCGGGGGCCATCCCGAGGGAGGTGTAGATATGCGAGCGCTCGTGGGTGGAGGAGAAGTACCGCACGTCCTTGCCGAAGAACTTGCCCGCCTCGTCGGAGATCGCGCCCTCGCCGACACCGAAGTATCCGGTGCGGGACGGCGGTTCCACCGAGAACTCCCCCTTGACCCAGCCGCCGAGCGCGACCACGTCGGGCTGCTTGTCGAGCATGCCCGCCGCACGCGCCATCAGCTCGCCGGTGATCCGGTCGTAGCGCGGGTAGTTGTCCTTTTCCGACTCCAGCGCGAACAGCAGCTTGCCGTCCTCGATCGCCACGATCCCGCCATCGTGGCCCTCCTTCATCGACAGAATCAGCATTGTGTCACCGAATTTCGCTCGCCTTCATTCGTCGACTCATTCAAGCCGCGCGGCCCGTTGACCGGAAGCTCGGCGCGGGGAGAACAATCAACCTTCGGACGAGCCACCCGGCAGGGTGCGCACGGCCTCGTGGCGCAGCGATTCGAACGCGTTCTTCCGTGCCCGGTGACCGGCCATCGGGACGGCGGCGGCGAACGAGCCCGGCTCCCGTTGCCGTTCGGAGGCGAACGCACTGACCAACCGGGAGACCGCGTACCGGCCGGCGACGTTGGCGCGCTGGAGAAGTCCGGCGTCCACCACGGACTCGAGGAGTTCGTCGGCGGTCTCGATCATGATGCCCATCGCCGCGGCGATGCCGATCGACGTCGTCCAGCCCGCCCCGCTCTGCCCGAAGTGGTGGATGGCCTCCCGTTCGGTGGGCGAAAGCTGTTCGTACGCCGCGATGAACCGGTCCCGCACGTTGACGTCACCGACGCAGAGGCTGTCCATGAGCCGTTCGCGATCGGCGAGCTGGCCCGCCGTGTACGCGATCGCCCACTCCGGGCGGGCGGCGATCTTGCGGCCGACGATGTTGATCGCCAGCGGGAGGTCCCCGCACAGTTCGGCGATCATGTCGGTGGCGTCGTGCTCCGCCCGCACCCGGGCCGGCCCGGCGATCCGGCCGATCAAGGCCAGGGATTCCTTGCGGGAAAACGTATCCAGCTCGACACGGTTCGTGTCCTCCAGCCCGAGCAGCCGGGCGCGGCTGGTCACCACGACCTGGCTGTGCGGGGCCTGGCCCAGCAGCGGCCGCACCTGGCCCTCGTCCCGGACCCCGGCCAGGAGCACGAACAACCTGCGTTCCGCCAGCAGGGATCGGTACAGCCCGATCCGCTGCATCGGGTCGTCGGGCACGAGATGCGCCGGCACGCCGAGCGCGCGCAGGAATCCGCGCACGATCCCGTTGGCCGACCGGCCGCCGGTTCCGCTGCCGCCCAGATCGGCGTAGAGCTGCCCGTCCGGGAAGTCCGCCGCCACCTCTTCCGCCAGCCGCAAGGCGAAAGC carries:
- a CDS encoding carbamoyltransferase C-terminal domain-containing protein, which gives rise to MLILSMKEGHDGGIVAIEDGKLLFALESEKDNYPRYDRITGELMARAAGMLDKQPDVVALGGWVKGEFSVEPPSRTGYFGVGEGAISDEAGKFFGKDVRYFSSTHERSHIYTSLGMAPAAPGQAYYSLVWEGNIGDFYRIDERGEATHLQHVLTDPGAKYAYLFALADPGFPLGKGKFRFNDAGKQMALTGFAEPGPLTPDEQKTIDFILDRDGIILGLSKEEMSWSHLYNAGVWSQEYRNAAAKHSQAIFNRFYDYAEKNLTEGLPLLISGGCGLNCDWNRLWRESGLFSSVFVPPCPNDSGSALGTAIDAQWFYTGQATIEWDVYAGENFVEDVVPDPAKYETRPLVASEVAKYIKDGNIIGWARGRYEMGPRALGNRSILAAPFTVDTTVRLNKIKRREDYRPIAPIALESDAPKWFVGSVQDPYMLYFNHVTSDELKAITHVDGTARTQTVTRERNAGITDLLEAFREQTGFSVLCNTSLNNNGRGFLNRTSDLIEYGETYGLDGYVINDTFVTPRAS
- a CDS encoding NB-ARC domain-containing protein, which produces MGRPERPLDGSTGPIAAFAHDLRVLRNRAGNPSYRELARTALFAPSVLSSAASGHRLPTLAVTLAFVSACGGDRAAWERRWRSVAGQTGGGAEVREERASVPQQAEAPPDGVHALASGVIRLARPAQLPMGSRTFVGREGDLADAAEMIGASGPVKVPLLVSGPIGVGKTAFALRLAEEVAADFPDGQLYADLGGSGTGGRSANGIVRGFLRALGVPAHLVPDDPMQRIGLYRSLLAERRLFVLLAGVRDEGQVRPLLGQAPHSQVVVTSRARLLGLEDTNRVELDTFSRKESLALIGRIAGPARVRAEHDATDMIAELCGDLPLAINIVGRKIAARPEWAIAYTAGQLADRERLMDSLCVGDVNVRDRFIAAYEQLSPTEREAIHHFGQSGAGWTTSIGIAAAMGIMIETADELLESVVDAGLLQRANVAGRYAVSRLVSAFASERQREPGSFAAAVPMAGHRARKNAFESLRHEAVRTLPGGSSEG